Genomic window (Maylandia zebra isolate NMK-2024a linkage group LG11, Mzebra_GT3a, whole genome shotgun sequence):
ATCTTGACAGGCACAAAGGAAAGCTGGAAATTTCcctctttgtgttgttttagcTCCCTTTCATCCTCAACTTTGGTGGGCAAGGCTTAAAGAATTACAAGTTTGTCCCACAAATGACTTCCTCATTTGTCTCAACTTAGGAGGCAAATGTCATGTCAAACTCTAACATAAGCAAAATggtcacagtttaaactgaataaATTTGTTAGCATCAAACAAGTCCTTCATTGcagttttgttgtattttaaataGTGTAGCCACGTCTACATGAATCCACACATGGGGGGAAACTAGCCTATTAAATGTCTTATTACAGGATACAAatacataaagaaataaatgatgTGTGTTCTCTGACATTTGACTCTCAAAGGAGCCTAAAGGCACATATAATGATGCCAAGTATGCGTCAGTGTGAGTTAGCTGATCCCTACATACTTCAACTAAGAGTAAAATTAttcattgaattaaaaaaaagtacaatttTTGGTCAAAATCAGCCTGTTTTAATTCCTTTTACCTTCAAGCAACATCACTGGATTTTCACAAAAACCCTGCTGTGGACCCAGATTGTTGAAGCACTTCATTTTAAGATTTGTGACCTGATGAAAGGGGTCTAGAAAGACTGGCTGGAGAAAACACAAATGCATGTTTCTCTTTCTTACTCTAGCCGAGCAAAGCCATGCACGGGATCTGTTCAATCCTGATTGAATGAAGCCACAAAAAGTTTTCCACAGCTGTTCTGTGTtaactgggttttgctgggtcaGAATGACCAGGGCTGGCAGGTGAATTTAGGGTCACTACTGAAGCAGTTTAACTCTATTACCATTAGTGTTTTCCTCTAAAAGTTCTTGTCATTAGTCTTTGCATGTGAGGTAACCTGAATCTTTAATGCAGGAAAATCTGACTATCTTCAGCAGTACAAAGCAGTTACTTGAGAGCATGAGTGGGATGCCATGTCATTTCTCAACAGGCTCCTGAAATACTGacagttatttttactttatgttTTTCATCATCAGTACTGCTAAAGCAGACATTCAGTGGGTTCATTATATTCTTTATAATTCCATTATATGTTTTTCAACCTCAAGCTGACTCCTGATTAGCAAGTCCATCTCTGTGAGTATCACTTTGAGCACCTCAACAAGATTACTTACATCCTGAAGTATAGCCATGTTTATGGGCAACACTGGTTGTTATGTGAGTTTTGATTACTGTGGAGTATTCTTATATATTCATAACCCTTTTTATAATGCTCCTGGAATGTCATAGAAGTCAAATCTCCCCACTCTCTGTTACATATCAGCTATAGGTGCCCTTATTTCACAGCCTCTCTCTGTCGTTTTATttcacacactgacctttctgGTTTACATGATGAAAACATTACATTTTGCACCACGTCATTAGGTCTGAAAGTCTCACCTCAAAAAATCAGGAGACAGTTTAAATTCCAGAGATGCCCAATAAATGTTCTCTGCAGGTACAGAGACACTGCGAGGGAACACATGGTTACCAATAAGAAATATCTGGTTATTTTCTGGATAAGGCAGGTTTTTGATGAACATCAGGGTCATTATGCAAGTGATGAATCAGAAGACTAAGAGATGAATCAGAAAATATCAAAGATTTGTCATTCGTAAGTTGTAGACATTTTGTCCTGTGGTGCTTaccactttttttccccaagcaGACTGTGAAGTGCTCAACACGACATCTCTGCTGCTATTAAGATCCAAATTCTGCACTGTTAAAGTAGTAGACATCAAATATGTCAGATTATAGCATTGCACATTTAAGGGTGGAATGGTTGTACtccatacatctttaatgactttaaaaaacaagaactggGTGCAACGAATGGATTTTCTTCAATCAAACCAAAATTTGGCTCAAatatacacaaacactcacttaaatcttttaataGGTGGTGCTAAAGGTTCTAAAATGTCTTTTAACTTGAAAGTCAACAAAATTTGTTCAACTTAACAGCTAGATGATTGGGTattccaacaggacaatgatcccaaatgcACATGAAAACTCCTTCTGGAATGGAGAAAGCAGGCTTCTGAAATGGGCTCCTCTAACTGAAAACCCTACTGTGCCAGTCAAACATCAAACCACAATTATaccagctctgtctgtctgtctgtctgtctgtctgtctgtctgtctgtctgtctatctatctatctatctatctatctgacAGCCTTGATGTGTTCAGTAGCTCTCTCAGCTATGAGTCAGAGTTTTACAGTTTCACAGGTTAACCCATCCAAATTCTATTTATGGGTCTgagttttttggttttcttctagtctttcatttcattcattagtTGCGTCCACTTTGTATTGGTGTTAATCAGAAATCATTTTAACTTCAATATGTTTTACTTGTAAGGAGACATGTTTATTTTCTCAATAAGGAAACTTCTGCGCAAAAAAACCCCTCTGATTAATGTCGTTCCAGTTATGGCTTGCAGTCCTTGTATATAAACCCTGGTTTTTGAGGGTTCTCAGCAGTTGAGTGTTTGGAGTGCTTTTTAGTCTCTGCTATTTTTACTCAAGTGCCTCTGAACAGTATTTCATGATTTGGCTGATTTTAGGGAGCTaagaatgtgtttttctgttgcttTTCTGCCTTAAAATTTATGACTCCACAAAGTCATCATTACCACCACTATCGCACATTCTTATATGTATGTGCACACTCAatccaaatatttttttctgaaatagCACAGTTGGTGATAAAATACAGGGCTAACTTAGAGTTTATTCCATTTAGAGAAAATAGGTAGAGTTTTGTCGTTCTTACTTCCTTACACCTTTAAAAATGCTTGTTTGCTTTTACAACTGGCCCTGTCTGCAGCTGGGGAGGGGCAGCGCAGATGGATTTGGGCTTCGTTATTTTTTCTCCCTTTGTAacagctcatttaaaatcaCGAGAGCCTGAAGCCCAAGACAGATGGAATCTACTTAAGAAAGAGTCAGTGTCTAATTTAACTCAAATGCTTCCTAATTTGAAGTAACTCTACACCTTTGTGAAAATGCTCCAGGAGCTCTTATGaaagtttcatttaaaaaaaagaagaagaaaaggttgggtaaaatttgttgttttatatcATTCATTTTCTTAAATCTGTTATTTAGATGAAACCGCCAAAAACAGGCCTTCCTGCTTCTGTCACTTGAAAGTTCCCAGAGTAGCATTTTTGCAGAGAGCAACATTAGACTGTGACTGAAGTTTTCTGGTCTCATCATTGCGTGTATAGCATATCAGGTCAGGCCCATGAACTAAGCCTGCTGTGAAATTGCTTAAGCTTGGTTTGAAAAGTATTCACGCAAGTCATATATCACCTGCTCTGAGCTCACCTTATCTTGACTGTTCTAATACCGCAACAAGAAGCCTCGCTTGCTCACatcaaagaaatgttttgaAAGTCCCTTAAGCTCCCTTTAAAAAGTAGATCTCCTTGCAATATAAGGCTGGGCAATACGACCGTAGTGTGGGAAAAGCAAGCTTGGCTAATGATTTAGGAAACCTGTTTGTGATGTTAAtttcaaaatgattaaaaacctTAAGTGTTTGTGGATATGCTTTGGGGGCTTTTTTTATGATGTTTTCTACTTTCACTTTTCAtcagaaaaaatacaaaaaaagtcagaggtaaattaactttattttttttttaaaaaagaaaggttTATCACGCAAGGCAACAAAGAGAAGAAATGCAAACTGCTATGAACAGACCACAGGACCCCCGCACCTCCCCACCTCCACACACTGGCAGCAAAGGAGTTCTCATTACAACCAAATCAAAGGAGCAAGAGAACAAGACTCACATTGTTCTGATTGTGTTTACTTAcactaaaaacattaaaactggaCAATCTGAATGTACAGTATAAGACAGACAGTTTTGATTTCACATGAATCCAAACACAGAACCTTACACTAcctcttttagtttttattcatggttttttgtttttgttttgttttttttaaaacatttagccGACAGCATAAATGAAACAGGAAGGTTCACAGCTATGCAATACAACTGATTGATCACCTTAAGACAGACTATACATGTCGCAATGGGCACTTCGGGGGAAACGGGTTCACAAAAAATAACGGAGAAGCGAGGTCCCgtccagtttttttgttttgtttttttttaattagattttttttttttattgaagtaACATCAAACCTGCATGTTGAGGTAAGCATGCCACAGGGGAATACAGAGGAAGCGATTCCCTTTAAAAAGGACTCCCTTAACCATATCCCCACTCACTTTGTAATTCGCTTTGACAGTAAATCAATTCTTAAGCCTGGCCCCTTGGACTCCTCCAACCCTAGGTCCTCCTCTCTCAACATTCCTGCACACATGAATCACTCCAACTCCTGGCTTCTAGAAGGCATTTCCTGCCcggccctctctctctctcgttctctCTGTCTGACTCCTCTGCTGAAAGCTGGGCAGGAACTGGGCCGAGCTTTGATTTGGACCCAGAGGAGAGACGGAGGGAGGAGAGCTCAGCTTAACACAGAACCCCGGCTCTGGTACTGCTAAGAGAGTAAGAGACATGGAGACTCGGGATGTGTCTGCACACCCAATAAGGGCTACAGTGCTTTATCCTTCAAATTGCAATGTGAGCAGTGGCAATATCACTCCCAGCACAAAAGCCAACCCAATGTACACTTAAATCCTCCTTAGGATTTAAGTGTACATTCTTTCTAAGACAGATGTTTATTATTTCAGGTCTGAGACCATTTAACATGGAACATCATCACAGATTTTCGAGAACAATGCGGTATGTACTGTGAGGACTTACTGACTTACACAATGATGGAGTGGATAGCAGAGAATTCAAATATTTtatccaaaaaacaacaaaagaaaaacaacaaaaaaatacacaatggGAACAAAAGGTGGCTCTTTAAAGCTGTACACCTGCTCAAACTTCCCTCTAGAAATCATTTTGATGCCGAATCCACAGGATATGTACACACAACGTTTTGCCGGCTGAGCAGACTCAAAAAGACCAAAGCAGCTCTTAAAAACAACGgtctaaatttttttttttttttttcatatttacacAAGTGAAACGTACATATTTTACAGAGATCACTgcacaaaaaaatcacaaatggaGAGTTTTAAGAGTGTAGGACGAGTGAGGCTGCAGCTGAGTGAAAAGGGGTCATATGTCATGACAAGGAGAGCTGGCCTACTGTGCAATAGCTGCTGTGTgcacgtgcgtgtgtgtgcgtatgtatgtgtgcatgtgttgtcTGCAGATGTGCATCTTTTTAAAGACTTCTTTATTTGCGAATGTTGCAAGTGTGTGATCTCATCCTCTTCCCCTCTCAGATCATGGCTCTTATCACCAGTCTCCCTTTGACCTGGTGGAGATAGGTGCTCTGCTCTGACTCTAAGCTCTGATTGGTCAGAGCCTCATCCTCACTATCAGCTGGCTCCTCTTTGACCTTGATGACCCCGTAGTGAGTGTCTGGGAGCTCGCTGCTCGAGCcgctgctgctactgctgagCGTGTGCTTCCGGATAACACCTCCAGGGGGCAGCCTGTCCTCCTGCATGCCCTCTActtcctctctgtgctgctcctCCTGCTCTTCCTCTGATTCCTGCAGGTGTGCGCTGGGCTGACGTAACTGCTCAATGGACTTGgacaacagctgcaaaacatatTGCCTTAATATTAACGGTGCTATCCCACAGTCAACGGTCGCCAAAAATCAATCTTCAAtgagagaaaagcaaaaataactCGAACTTGAGGTTTCTGGCTTTATAACCAGAATTgcagcttttaaaaacaaaggtaTTGTCCTCATAAGTCTATTTAtagtcataataataataagacatgcaacaaaaaaaaaaaacctcagtcATTATTTGGTAatcaaataaagcaaacactTCACAGTCCCTGTAACTACGTCATTCCCCattttaaaactacaaaaactaaaataaaacacacaatgtCTTTCAAGTATTTCATGGTTCTACATCATGTATTGcaacaaaaatatgtttttcttacactggatcaaaaaagaaacactttaGAGCTGGAAAGGACCCTGACATGTACATTATTTGGAATAATAGAAAACTAACTTCTGTATTTCTTTTGACAAGCGCAATCAAACACCAATATCTGTTTAATGTAAGGCCAGCTATGAATGAAATGTTTCTGACTGATGCATTTAGGAGGGTTGCGGGTAGATTAGCCATTATTCCTGCCTTTTAtgtgcataaataaatattctgtAGCAGTGACTGGACCATTAAAGGGGATTAGTGTCACTTAGTTGCATTATAATATACAGCCTAACACGTAAAAAGGTCTTGCCAACTGCAAAtcatgttttattctttaaaaaatagtttATATTCTGCACAGTTCTGCTGCAGGGAGAAGAGAAAACATAAGACaacattctccctgcagcatccTCTCTACTGGCATCTGTGAGCACATCATATTACACTCTCAACCTGGATTATTTATTTAGCAtagcacttcttcttctttttcatacTCCCATTACAAATGTTCTTTCACCAATCACAGCTACAATTCTCCATACTTGTGTCTTGGGGCTTTGCTCAATGGCAGCTAACAGTGCCATAATATGATTATTTGACCACAGGGGGGCTCCAGAAACAGACAGGAAAGTGTTTTCCTCTAAATGGCTGGTAACAAATAACATTACAGCCTACAGAATCCGTATATAAATACCCTTTCAGCTACAGGAATTAGCCTCCTTAGCTTGGCACTAGTAATCAGAGTTCATGCCCCTTCCTAAGATCCCTAAGCGCTTCTAAATTTCCATTAGTGCCCCCTACTGTTGCTGGCACTAAAGGATGTTTCAAAGCAGCTGTAGACAAGCCTCTGCTAGGAAATTAATTAGGGCAATGTTTCAGAGATCCCTCTCAATAAACACTGAGGGCTCATCCCTGATTAGAGGCCATTTATAACCTCCACTTAAAGAGGCTTTATTTGCGATCTCATTGGCCTGAGTGATCAGAGCCAAACCTGTTCACGTTTTGCTACACAATATGTCCCTATTCTTCCAAACCTCCCAATAGAATCAGATTCACAGAATACTTAATAAGATGATAATatgattttaaaacaaatttttggCTTTCAGGCACATGTTTTGTTACAAAAACTGTTAAAGTTGTGCATCTGTACTGCACCACCAAAATCCAGCTTGTGGAGCtttgtgctttttattatttcaaGGTTTAAGCTGTTCTATGGTTCCCATGGCTCTAGCAGGGCTGAGTGTTGGGACACATCAGTATGAGAGCTCACACAATGCAGCCTTTCACAGTGTCTGCCACCTCGCACACGTCCCTCAGCAGCATAATTAGACTCAGTGTATTGGGAGGTCGCCTCGGCCAGCTCGCAGAAACACAAATATTGCCACAAAGGAACAAAATGCATTCTGGgcactttttttcttcatttgatCTAAGATGAATTGAATTTCACAGAGTTAGCATGTGAACAGCACTGATGCCTTAAGTTATGATAACAAAATTAGTGCAGGGGAAGGATTTCTTCCCCATTTGAAGTCAGGCAAAAGGTCCTGGCCTTGCAGAAATAACACAAGGACTTCAGGGAAGAACAGGCAACGGCCCAGGTCAGTAAACTTGAGCGGCCACGGATGCTTTTACAAAAGGCTAAAAATAGAGGAGCATTTGTGTGCTCAAAATGATTAAATCAGACTCCCTGCAGTAAAACAAGACCCTGTGAGGCCCAAACAGGAATACAAAATGCTGTGAAAAGATATTTGAAAGTCAAAATCCTCCCGTGCGCATTAATATTGATGACTAGCACTGTACCTTATTTATATGGACCTGCTGCTGGTATTGTTTCTGTTTCTCCAGGAAGTGCTGGTGTTGCTGCTGGATGACAAGTTGAGCCAGTGTGTTCTGAGGCAGCGGTGCTGACTGGGTTCTGTTCAAGGGCCGGTGTTTTGGTAGTTTTGGCCGAGTGCTGGAGGGACGATCCTTCATGGCCAGGGGGGACTGAGAGTGTGATGACATGGAGCCTTGGCCttgtcaaaagaaaaacaaaatctcttATTAAGTTTCTCCCAAATTCATGACATATAAATGACGTAATAAAGTTGTACAATGTGTAAAATAATATACTTGGCACAATCTTACCAGAGGAGAGTATCTTCTGCTGCCTCATTTGCTCCTTCTGGAGGAGGTGTTGGAGGAGAGCCTGGTGGCTGGGGCTCACCTTAGACTCCAGGCCTGTCTGAAGGGGCACAGGGCCCAGCAGGTGCCCAGGCAGCCCGTGCTTGATTTCTGTTGATCTGTCTTTCAACCCCATAGCAGCCTGATAGAAGAGTAAAGATAAAAAGTTGTAAATCTTAGGGAAACAGAAGTGAATCTCTAAAACTGTGAGTTAgtggcagggatagctcagtaggtagagtggccGCCGTCATGATCGAAAGGTTGGGGGTTCTAATCCACTGAACGGCTCCCCTGAGGTACctctgagcaaggtaccgtccctacacactgctccctggtGCGCCTGCTTattggctgcccactgcttcactgagtgaatgggtcaaatgcagagagagtaatttccccacggggatcaatgAAGTATATGTTATTATTAAGACCATTTCTTTAACACGTCTACTTCAATAATAGCTTTTTTTTATGAATGAAAATTGCTCTTGTTGCATATATGAGTAAAGCTAAGGGTGAAATTGGACCATTGATGGTTAGAAGAAGCTGATGCACAGACCGCTGTGGAATGTGCCAGAGAACTAAAAGATGATATATCACGTGTTGTGCTATCAGGAGCTGCACTTGAGTGGACTTGGACTTTTTTAAAAGCTGTGATAAATGAGGTAACAGGGGAGGATAAGAGCACGCCTGACCCAGAACAATGTTTATCTAAGGTCGATAAAATCATTTGGGGCCGCAGGTCAGTGACCTGTGCACCCAGACAGTCACTGATGGCAGGTTTTACAACCTACAGAGCGAGTTGAAACGTTGACGCTGACTAAATGGCTACACTGGTGTATGCAGAAAGATTTCTTGTACGAGTAAGTGTGCAAAAGTGGTACTCACACTAATTGGCGAGGATGCAGTAGAAAGCCCCAAGGAGATGTTGGGTAAAGAGGGAGATGTGTATAAGCTCAGCATGGGGACAGAGCCCTCTGGTCGGAACAGTCTTGGCTGGGAAGGCCATCTCTACATCAAACATGTGGAATAAagcaaaagagagaaagagacaaaatTTAACAGGAGGTTGTAGATTTAGGAATCCAGCTGAGCACAGTTTCACAAGCCAACATGAGCACAGCCATGACCATAATGACCTATGATAAATAACAGCCCTCCTCACTGCAAACAAAGAGGTATGAGTTTTAATGTTTGGCGTTTAGGAAAATAATGGCACCACTGAAGATGGTATGCTATTATAAAGCAATGCAAACCTCTAAATCTACCGTTTTATCCTCAGCTCCTCAGTCCCTAGCCAGCCCTCTGCCTGTTCCTACTCCCCAGTCCCCACCCTCAAGCTACTCTCTCTGAGAACATCAGCAATGGGGCATACTTCCTGTACCCAGCTGAGCAGTGGACCAGCATGTGGTTTTGGAACAGCCATGTTTATCCTTCCAACCCCTACCAGTACTCAGTGACCTGTATGTGGATATCCGGCCCGTATTTGACCCAAGGGACCTGTTCCCTCTGAAAAAGGATACCTAATGTAACGGTGCACAAACACGCCTTGCTTTTGCAACAGGCATGAGGTCCATGAGCAGCCCCGCAGTCCACCGGTGTCTCGCATGAGAGCCCCGGCTAGGGCCGATACAATAGCAGtcctgtgtgtttatgttgttAGCATCTGGGTGTCTTTGGCTACCAGTGCCTGGGATATCAATTAAAATCCACAGTTTGACTGTCTCCCTAAGCCCCAACCTTCAGCCCGATGTCAGGGCGTCTCTCCCTTCTCTGTGTCACTGGAGGTCCCAGGGAGAGTAAACAGTGATGGTTAAGCaaaacacagctgctctgttaaGATTGTTCAGAGATGTGTCATATCTGCCACACTTTATAATGGCCTGCTTTGTGAACTCAATCTGAGGGGAGCTCTGGTCAGTAACTCAGCCATGAATCTATTGGGAAACGCCTCAGAACAAATCAGTATAGGAATGCAGCCAGGCCGGTGACAGGAACACAACGACAAGCCAACAGCAGCCTTGCAGTCAAACTACAGATTTTCTTACTTTGCAAAGCATAAAACGAATTCTAAAGTAcatctggaaagaaaaaaaaatgtttgatagAAAAAAGATGTACACTTAGCTGCTTTTACGCTTAGCATTTTAAGACGGGCTAAATTAATTTTCCTACATAGTGCCATctttataaaagaaaacatgggCAATCAGCATGTGGGTCGAGCTGTGCCCATTTAATGTCAGTGTAGGGAGCCATTTTCACTGAAGTGTAACAGACGGAGGGACAACTGGCTGTTTTTATAGCTGCAAGCAGAAGGGCAGAGAGCCGTTTAGTGCCCTGActttaaatgattattttttgCTATTCAAATGATATGCCTGCAGAAACGCTTAAGAATTTAGACCctgctgctttatttttttggcacaacagtTGCAGTGCATATGATTTATAAACATACCTCCGTTTTTGTGGTAGTAGGCAGAGAGGAGGGTCCATTTTCAGCCCCCAAGGCACTTGAAGCCCCTATGGGAGAGCTGGGGCCAGAGCCAGGGGCACTGTTAGTGGGCGTAGAATCTACAAAACATCAAGGAGTTAGACGCAGTATGCGTGCTCACACTCTGCACACAACACACATGCACTGAGGCTTAGCAAAACAGCTGTAAGCCTCACGACAGCTTAATGCGTATGGTCACAGCTGCCTGATTACAATGGTATTTTTTTACATCAAAGTGCAATAGCCATCATGTAATTATAATACTACAACATATGCTTGTGTTGCTTTTAGATAATattttaagaagtgataatAAGCTATTGAAGATTGTCTGCACAcgtaacagaaaaaaaggaattcAACACGTAGTCGGTTATGTTACACACCCATTAGCTCCAAAGCCCTCTTTTTGTAAGGAGTCATGATGTTTCCATCTCTCCTCTTTAGCATGGGGCTGCTTCTCCTCTCCGCCACCTTCTGCTTCAGTCTGGATCGTACCTTTAGGTTG
Coding sequences:
- the hdac9b gene encoding histone deacetylase 9-B isoform X1, coding for MLQTIYEGESSFSITEGRVGHQQFPNPSKMHNVNNSVDIKPDVPLAVEPLSPLDLRTDLRMLGPGSDPGLWERQLQQELLLIQKQQQIQKQLLISEFQKQHEKLTRQHQAQLQEHLKLQQELQAMKQQQELAEKERRLEQQQQQQSQQEKEQEKHRREHHISSLSLRGKERSRESLTGAVASTEVKQKLQEFLLSKSAKDSASNGANHSFIQHPKLWYTSSHHTSLDQSSPPLGGTSPTCQYTLPSPVESKDDFPLRKTASEPNLKVRSRLKQKVAERRSSPMLKRRDGNIMTPYKKRALELMDSTPTNSAPGSGPSSPIGASSALGAENGPSSLPTTTKTERWPSQPRLFRPEGSVPMLSLYTSPSLPNISLGLSTASSPISAAMGLKDRSTEIKHGLPGHLLGPVPLQTGLESKVSPSHQALLQHLLQKEQMRQQKILSSGQGSMSSHSQSPLAMKDRPSSTRPKLPKHRPLNRTQSAPLPQNTLAQLVIQQQHQHFLEKQKQYQQQVHINKLLSKSIEQLRQPSAHLQESEEEQEEQHREEVEGMQEDRLPPGGVIRKHTLSSSSSGSSSELPDTHYGVIKVKEEPADSEDEALTNQSLESEQSTYLHQVKGRLVIRAMI
- the hdac9b gene encoding histone deacetylase 9-B isoform X2, coding for MLQTIYEGESSFSITEGRVGHQQFPNPSKMHNVNNSVDIKPDVPLAVEPLSPLDLRTDLRMLGPGSDPGLWERQLQQELLLIQKQQQIQKQLLISEFQKQHEKLTRQHQAQLQEHLKLQQELQAMKQQQELAEKERRLEQQQQQQSQQEKEQEKHRREHHISSLSLRGKERSRESAVASTEVKQKLQEFLLSKSAKDSASNGANHSFIQHPKLWYTSSHHTSLDQSSPPLGGTSPTCQYTLPSPVESKDDFPLRKTASEPNLKVRSRLKQKVAERRSSPMLKRRDGNIMTPYKKRALELMDSTPTNSAPGSGPSSPIGASSALGAENGPSSLPTTTKTERWPSQPRLFRPEGSVPMLSLYTSPSLPNISLGLSTASSPISAAMGLKDRSTEIKHGLPGHLLGPVPLQTGLESKVSPSHQALLQHLLQKEQMRQQKILSSGQGSMSSHSQSPLAMKDRPSSTRPKLPKHRPLNRTQSAPLPQNTLAQLVIQQQHQHFLEKQKQYQQQVHINKLLSKSIEQLRQPSAHLQESEEEQEEQHREEVEGMQEDRLPPGGVIRKHTLSSSSSGSSSELPDTHYGVIKVKEEPADSEDEALTNQSLESEQSTYLHQVKGRLVIRAMI